Proteins co-encoded in one Schaalia radingae genomic window:
- the infA gene encoding translation initiation factor IF-1, with product MAKKDGVIEVEGTVIEALPNAMFRVELTNGHEVLGYISGKMRQHYIRILPEDRVVVELSPYDLEKGRIVYRYK from the coding sequence ATGGCGAAGAAAGACGGAGTTATTGAGGTCGAAGGCACCGTTATTGAGGCGTTGCCGAACGCGATGTTTCGTGTTGAGCTCACCAACGGTCACGAAGTTCTGGGATACATCTCAGGAAAGATGCGTCAGCACTACATTCGTATCCTGCCTGAAGACCGCGTAGTCGTCGAGCTCAGCCCGTATGACCTTGAAAAGGGTCGAATCGTCTACCGATACAAGTAA
- a CDS encoding carbohydrate ABC transporter permease, with translation MATQKKTSARSLNGAARFRKWWVPWLWVTIPVLCIITFYIYPFINTVVTSFTKTKPLGRLGRFNGIDNYAHIFSDPVFWEATRNSVIYALCVVPLMVLLPLLLALLVRQHVPGIGFFRAIYYVPAICSLVVISLAWRYILDQKGPLNSFFEGIGLIQSPIPFLSNEWLILICAMIITLWQGLPYYMILYLAALTNVDQSLYEAAEIDGAGSVRRFLTVTVPGVRVMMYLVGVLSTIGSLKIFTEVYLLGGTNSPTQTLTMYIRNRIMDPTFGSLGQGDAASVFLFLITFGFIIASQRLQNKAEA, from the coding sequence ATGGCGACTCAGAAGAAGACAAGCGCGCGTAGTCTCAATGGCGCAGCACGGTTCCGAAAATGGTGGGTGCCGTGGCTGTGGGTCACAATCCCCGTGCTGTGTATTATCACTTTCTATATCTACCCATTCATCAACACGGTCGTGACGTCCTTCACCAAGACGAAACCACTTGGCAGGCTCGGACGCTTCAACGGAATTGACAATTACGCGCACATTTTCTCCGACCCGGTGTTCTGGGAAGCCACACGCAACTCCGTGATCTACGCGCTGTGCGTTGTTCCCCTGATGGTGCTGCTGCCGCTGCTGCTGGCACTGCTGGTGCGCCAACACGTGCCGGGAATCGGCTTCTTCCGTGCCATCTACTACGTGCCGGCGATCTGCTCGCTTGTCGTCATCTCACTGGCGTGGCGATACATCCTGGACCAGAAAGGCCCGCTGAACTCCTTTTTCGAAGGTATCGGGCTGATCCAGTCGCCCATTCCCTTCCTGTCCAACGAGTGGCTGATCCTCATCTGCGCAATGATCATCACCTTGTGGCAGGGGTTGCCGTACTACATGATCCTGTATCTGGCTGCATTAACCAACGTTGATCAGTCCTTATACGAAGCAGCCGAAATTGACGGTGCAGGCAGCGTCCGCCGCTTCCTGACGGTCACCGTGCCGGGCGTGCGGGTCATGATGTACCTGGTCGGTGTCCTGTCGACGATCGGATCACTGAAAATCTTCACCGAGGTATATCTGCTGGGCGGAACGAACTCGCCCACACAGACCCTGACCATGTATATCCGTAACCGAATCATGGACCCAACGTTTGGATCACTGGGACAAGGCGACGCCGCTTCGGTGTTCCTGTTCCTGATCACATTCGGATTCATCATTGCCTCACAGAGGCTGCAGAACAAGGCGGAAGCATAA
- the rpmJ gene encoding 50S ribosomal protein L36, with product MKVKPSVKKICDKCKVIRRHGNVMVICDNPRHKQRQG from the coding sequence ATGAAGGTCAAGCCTAGTGTCAAGAAGATCTGTGACAAGTGCAAGGTGATTCGTCGCCACGGCAACGTCATGGTTATTTGCGACAACCCCAGGCACAAGCAGCGTCAAGGCTGA
- the map gene encoding type I methionyl aminopeptidase has product MGHARIELKTRDQILQMRRAGLIVADIHAALRRAAQPGVTLTELDRISAEVISQAGATSNFLNYFGYPATVCISVNDTVVHGIPNDDVLRNGDIVSFDCGAYVTHHGRGWHGDAAFSMIVGDEQAASQRRRELNEVTRAAMWRAIASLASARRVSAVGQAVEDTCEDYRDTFGWEAQIVEEFGGHGIGTAMHQPPDVLNYRATGISPRLKPGMVLAVEPILVSGNPATRTEADGWTVHTLDHSDAAHWEHSVAIMDEGISVLTAPDGGVEGLAPYRVTPISLD; this is encoded by the coding sequence ATGGGTCACGCGCGTATTGAGCTGAAAACCAGGGATCAGATTCTGCAGATGCGTCGCGCAGGTTTGATCGTGGCGGATATCCACGCAGCACTGCGCCGCGCGGCTCAACCAGGCGTCACATTGACGGAACTGGACCGCATCAGTGCCGAAGTGATTTCCCAGGCGGGAGCGACCTCGAATTTCCTGAACTACTTCGGTTACCCGGCGACGGTCTGTATCAGCGTCAATGACACTGTTGTGCACGGCATTCCGAATGATGATGTCCTGCGCAACGGCGACATCGTCTCCTTCGACTGCGGAGCCTACGTGACGCACCACGGCCGCGGCTGGCACGGTGATGCCGCGTTCTCCATGATTGTGGGCGATGAACAGGCCGCATCTCAGCGCCGGCGTGAACTCAACGAAGTGACGCGCGCTGCTATGTGGCGTGCGATCGCATCGTTGGCTTCAGCTCGCCGCGTCAGCGCGGTGGGACAAGCTGTTGAAGACACCTGCGAGGATTACCGGGACACGTTCGGGTGGGAAGCACAGATCGTTGAAGAATTCGGCGGACACGGCATCGGAACGGCGATGCATCAACCGCCCGACGTGTTGAACTACCGTGCGACCGGGATCAGCCCGCGTCTGAAGCCAGGTATGGTGCTGGCGGTCGAACCCATCCTCGTGTCGGGCAATCCTGCGACGCGCACCGAAGCTGACGGGTGGACCGTGCACACACTGGATCACAGCGATGCCGCGCACTGGGAGCACTCCGTTGCCATCATGGACGAGGGCATTTCAGTCCTGACTGCGCCAGACGGTGGGGTAGAGGGCCTGGCTCCTTACCGAGTAACCCCCATTTCACTGGACTGA
- a CDS encoding LacI family DNA-binding transcriptional regulator, with protein MTRTTRADVARKAGVAPSTVSLILNGHGHEVKIAPATIEHVTNVAREMNYVPNAAARSLRRGSTNIIALIMAELPEDPFVPVVHKVLTTAMIEVQRRGYLLLPLFQPEGDAANRRFIQSVLSDIQLAGAICETTSTQQFVGPLLSQLDIPVMWMSMIETSNHFGGVGLVSIDEGTGVREILSDLDATDTSRALYLAGPNINHFRQVPVLEHFQDRAEFLSLPTWSAHDSYEACMRMLTAHPDIDSVWCADDTQAPGVFSAARDLGKHVPNDLSIIGFGDHNAHEDNSMGLTTVMWPLQDMTATAVSQLIDSISTPKAEHTAREPHHTRVSTTPTWRTSAKRIHKN; from the coding sequence ATGACACGGACAACTCGGGCTGATGTCGCTCGGAAAGCAGGCGTCGCACCATCCACCGTCTCTCTTATACTCAACGGCCACGGGCACGAAGTCAAGATTGCACCAGCTACGATCGAGCACGTCACGAACGTCGCCCGTGAAATGAACTACGTCCCCAACGCTGCGGCACGATCACTGAGGCGAGGATCCACCAACATCATCGCTTTGATCATGGCTGAACTGCCGGAAGACCCGTTCGTGCCGGTCGTCCACAAAGTACTGACCACAGCCATGATTGAGGTTCAACGTCGCGGCTACCTTCTTCTGCCGCTCTTCCAACCTGAGGGCGATGCCGCCAACCGCCGTTTCATTCAATCGGTGCTCTCCGATATTCAACTGGCAGGTGCAATCTGCGAGACCACCTCCACCCAGCAGTTCGTTGGTCCCCTGCTCAGCCAGCTCGACATTCCAGTGATGTGGATGTCGATGATTGAAACCTCGAACCATTTCGGCGGAGTGGGCCTCGTCAGCATTGATGAAGGAACAGGAGTCCGGGAAATCCTCAGCGACCTCGACGCCACGGACACGTCACGGGCCCTGTACCTTGCAGGCCCCAACATCAACCACTTCCGTCAGGTACCTGTCCTCGAGCATTTCCAGGACCGCGCAGAGTTTCTTTCCCTGCCCACCTGGAGTGCTCACGACTCGTACGAGGCCTGCATGCGCATGCTCACCGCCCACCCCGACATTGATTCAGTATGGTGCGCTGATGACACACAGGCACCGGGCGTCTTCTCCGCTGCACGCGACCTGGGTAAGCATGTCCCCAACGATCTGTCCATCATCGGCTTCGGCGATCACAATGCGCACGAAGACAATTCCATGGGCCTGACCACGGTGATGTGGCCACTGCAGGACATGACGGCAACCGCTGTCAGCCAGCTCATCGACTCGATTTCAACGCCCAAAGCTGAGCACACAGCTCGCGAGCCTCACCACACGCGCGTCAGTACCACACCCACGTGGCGCACCAGTGCCAAGCGCATTCACAAAAATTAG
- a CDS encoding DNA-directed RNA polymerase subunit alpha, which translates to MLIAERPILSEEKVSDYRSRFTLEPLEPGFGYTLGNSLRRTLLSSIPGAAVTSIRIDGVPHEFHTVEGVKEDVAEIILNIKDIVLSSEEDEPVVMYLRKAGPGEVVAGDITPPAGVEIHNPDLHLATLNEKGKLEIELTVERGRGYVSAAQNKDPQAEISRIPIDSIYSPVLKVTYKVEATRVEQRTDFDRLIIDVETKPAISPRDALASAGSTLVELFGLMRELNEEAEGIEVGPSTTDETLAQDLALPIESLNLQSRSYNALRRRGILTVGELVAHSEADLLDIRNFGTKSIEEIKEALASLGMTLKDAVMPERAGGEDAGNVQFSDDQSF; encoded by the coding sequence GTGCTCATTGCAGAACGCCCCATCCTCTCAGAGGAGAAGGTGAGCGATTACCGCTCCCGTTTCACTCTTGAGCCACTCGAGCCTGGGTTTGGATACACACTGGGTAACTCCCTGCGCCGTACATTGCTGTCGTCCATTCCGGGCGCAGCGGTCACCTCGATCCGCATTGACGGTGTGCCACACGAATTCCACACGGTGGAAGGCGTGAAGGAAGACGTCGCTGAGATCATCCTGAACATCAAAGACATCGTTCTGTCCTCTGAAGAGGATGAGCCTGTCGTGATGTACCTGCGCAAGGCTGGCCCCGGTGAGGTCGTCGCAGGGGATATCACTCCTCCTGCAGGCGTGGAAATCCACAACCCTGACCTTCATCTGGCAACGCTCAATGAGAAGGGCAAGCTCGAGATTGAACTGACGGTTGAGCGTGGCCGTGGCTACGTTTCCGCTGCTCAGAACAAGGATCCGCAAGCTGAGATCTCCCGCATCCCGATCGATTCGATCTACTCGCCGGTGCTCAAAGTGACATACAAGGTGGAGGCCACCCGTGTCGAGCAACGCACCGACTTTGATCGTCTGATCATCGATGTGGAAACCAAGCCAGCTATCAGTCCGCGCGATGCTCTCGCGTCAGCCGGAAGCACCCTGGTGGAGCTCTTCGGCCTCATGCGTGAACTGAACGAGGAAGCAGAAGGCATCGAAGTGGGCCCATCGACTACCGATGAGACCCTTGCGCAAGACCTGGCCTTGCCGATCGAAAGCCTGAACCTGCAGTCCCGTTCGTACAACGCGCTGCGTCGACGCGGCATCCTCACCGTGGGTGAACTCGTTGCCCACTCTGAGGCTGACCTGCTGGATATCCGCAACTTCGGAACCAAGTCCATCGAGGAGATCAAGGAAGCCTTGGCATCCTTGGGTATGACCCTCAAGGATGCAGTCATGCCTGAACGCGCCGGCGGAGAAGACGCCGGAAACGTTCAGTTCAGTGACGACCAGTCTTTCTGA
- a CDS encoding extracellular solute-binding protein, whose amino-acid sequence MRLTRATRGALGVLAVSCLSLTACGGGAEESGTSSASGIPTPDVACDIPEGNVDGSVVDTSKVEGEITFQTQGLQTDFADFFQAKIKEFEEANPGTTIKWTDQGGGTDFDQAITSQATNCKMADVVNVASSSILALSKANLLMDFDVKAPQIGDKFVETIWNSTNLGAQDHHTALPWYFGPYITTYNKDVFQRSGLDPEKAPSTMDDLLDAAAKVGAAGNGDYGIYGSPDWYLVAQLHGMGVQLLNDDHTEFDFADNADAVRYVTKMAELYKTNAIPKDSLTGEPDPSKAYSNGNLAFGTPNASFLKAIKDNNPQVYEATGVGPFPTNEGIKPVYEGQYVGISVTTQNAPLAMKWAEFITNAENEYAWAHDGGAIVFPAATEALDKIMENPPEVAQDPVFKAAYEQAANAAKDAEAYLDVFYVTGSVQKALVDNVNQAIRGEVSPEDALKTAQEQMNQLLDDLNS is encoded by the coding sequence ATGAGATTGACACGAGCAACACGCGGCGCCCTTGGGGTGCTTGCCGTTTCATGCCTGTCATTAACAGCGTGTGGAGGCGGAGCTGAAGAGAGCGGAACATCATCAGCCAGTGGCATCCCAACGCCCGACGTTGCCTGCGACATTCCAGAAGGCAACGTTGACGGCAGCGTTGTTGACACTTCGAAAGTGGAAGGCGAAATCACCTTCCAGACACAGGGCCTGCAAACCGATTTCGCCGACTTCTTCCAAGCCAAGATCAAGGAATTCGAAGAGGCAAACCCGGGGACCACCATCAAATGGACCGACCAGGGCGGAGGTACAGACTTCGACCAGGCCATCACATCCCAGGCAACAAACTGCAAGATGGCAGACGTCGTCAACGTGGCATCGTCATCCATCCTGGCGCTGTCCAAAGCCAATTTGCTGATGGACTTTGACGTCAAAGCACCCCAGATCGGTGACAAGTTCGTTGAAACCATCTGGAACTCAACGAACCTCGGCGCTCAGGATCATCACACCGCGCTGCCCTGGTACTTCGGCCCCTACATCACCACATACAACAAGGACGTCTTCCAACGTTCCGGACTGGATCCGGAAAAGGCGCCCTCGACAATGGACGACCTGCTGGACGCGGCAGCCAAGGTGGGGGCAGCCGGAAACGGCGACTATGGCATCTACGGATCACCAGACTGGTACCTGGTTGCGCAGCTGCATGGAATGGGCGTGCAACTGCTCAACGATGACCACACTGAGTTTGACTTCGCAGATAATGCAGATGCAGTCCGATACGTCACCAAGATGGCGGAACTGTACAAGACCAACGCCATCCCGAAAGACTCCCTGACCGGCGAGCCCGACCCGTCCAAGGCCTATTCCAATGGAAACCTCGCATTCGGCACTCCGAACGCCTCGTTCCTGAAAGCCATTAAAGACAACAACCCGCAGGTCTACGAAGCAACAGGTGTCGGCCCGTTCCCAACAAACGAAGGTATCAAACCTGTCTATGAAGGCCAGTACGTCGGCATCTCCGTGACCACCCAGAACGCGCCGCTGGCGATGAAATGGGCCGAGTTCATCACGAACGCCGAAAACGAATACGCCTGGGCACATGACGGTGGAGCAATCGTCTTCCCGGCTGCTACCGAGGCACTCGACAAGATCATGGAAAACCCGCCGGAGGTTGCACAGGATCCTGTCTTCAAGGCTGCATACGAACAGGCCGCAAATGCCGCTAAAGACGCAGAAGCATACTTGGACGTCTTCTACGTCACCGGTTCAGTTCAGAAAGCGCTGGTCGACAACGTCAACCAGGCCATCCGCGGCGAAGTCAGCCCAGAGGATGCACTGAAGACTGCTCAAGAACAAATGAACCAGCTGCTGGACGATCTGAACTCCTAA
- the truA gene encoding tRNA pseudouridine(38-40) synthase TruA, with translation MDTVRARLDLAYDGTFFHGWAAQPGLRTVEGELVRALSLIARQEVAVTVAGRTDAGVHADHQVAHVDLPAQVWDSLPGRSSRTPEDALVDRLASLLTRAHGDFMKAHGLVSPRGYCDVALLSSHRVPETFDARFSAVGRHYVYRLLDQRADSDPFSGRRIWTVPARQTLNLEAMAEAASSVIGEHDFLSFCKPREGATTIRTLRQLDVVAAGETSPILVRVHADAFCHSMVRSLVGALIDVGTGRRSPAWMRHLLDERSREAAAPLAPAHGLTLAHVDYPPADQWAQRAQQTRAVRSLGCC, from the coding sequence ATGGACACTGTGAGGGCGCGGCTTGACCTGGCATACGACGGCACCTTCTTCCACGGCTGGGCCGCACAGCCCGGACTACGCACCGTGGAAGGTGAACTGGTTCGAGCCCTGTCGCTGATCGCCCGCCAGGAAGTGGCGGTGACTGTGGCGGGACGCACCGATGCGGGAGTGCACGCAGATCATCAGGTGGCTCACGTCGACCTGCCGGCGCAGGTGTGGGACAGCCTTCCGGGAAGGTCCTCGCGCACACCCGAAGATGCGCTGGTTGACCGTCTGGCCTCTCTGCTTACCCGCGCGCACGGTGATTTCATGAAGGCGCACGGGCTGGTGTCGCCGAGAGGGTACTGCGACGTTGCGCTTCTGAGTTCTCATCGCGTGCCGGAAACCTTCGATGCGCGTTTCAGCGCTGTGGGGCGTCACTATGTGTACCGGCTGCTTGACCAGCGCGCGGACAGTGACCCCTTTTCCGGGCGACGCATCTGGACGGTTCCTGCACGCCAGACGCTTAATTTGGAAGCCATGGCTGAAGCTGCTTCCAGCGTCATCGGTGAGCATGATTTTCTGTCCTTTTGCAAGCCGCGTGAGGGCGCGACCACGATCCGTACGCTCCGCCAGCTGGACGTCGTGGCAGCGGGGGAAACGTCGCCGATCCTGGTGCGCGTCCATGCTGACGCTTTTTGCCACTCAATGGTGCGATCCCTGGTGGGAGCACTGATTGACGTGGGGACAGGCCGCCGCTCGCCGGCGTGGATGAGACATCTGCTGGATGAGCGTTCGCGTGAGGCAGCCGCTCCGCTGGCTCCGGCGCATGGCTTGACTTTGGCGCACGTGGACTATCCGCCTGCCGATCAGTGGGCACAGCGCGCGCAGCAGACCCGCGCGGTCCGCTCTTTGGGCTGCTGCTAG
- a CDS encoding ROK family protein: MSEEMTLAVDCGGGGIKASVLDSRGTLTASPVRTPTPYPLPPELLVKTTQDLAAQLPAATRVTMGMPGMLRHGVVITTPHYITRDGPRSRILPELVEQWANFDMGRALEAALGMPTLVLNDAEVAGAGVITGTGLEMIVTLGTGLGNAVFDSGVLAPHVEVSQGFVRWGLTYDDYIGEHERLRLGDAHWSRRVRRVIDGLRPMYVWDRLYLGGGNSKRVTAMNRAKLGDDVVIVPNDAGIIGGVRAWTL; this comes from the coding sequence ATGTCTGAAGAGATGACCCTCGCTGTCGACTGCGGCGGGGGCGGAATCAAAGCCTCAGTGCTCGACTCGCGCGGAACGCTGACCGCATCGCCGGTGCGCACGCCCACGCCCTACCCGCTCCCTCCCGAACTGCTCGTCAAGACCACACAGGACCTTGCCGCGCAACTGCCTGCCGCCACGCGCGTCACGATGGGAATGCCTGGCATGCTGCGCCACGGAGTGGTCATCACGACTCCGCACTACATCACGCGTGACGGCCCGCGATCACGGATCCTGCCTGAACTGGTCGAGCAATGGGCCAACTTCGACATGGGACGGGCACTTGAAGCTGCTCTGGGCATGCCGACACTGGTGCTCAACGACGCTGAAGTGGCCGGCGCAGGTGTCATCACGGGCACGGGCCTCGAAATGATCGTGACCCTGGGGACCGGGCTGGGAAACGCGGTTTTCGATTCAGGTGTGCTCGCGCCGCACGTGGAAGTATCGCAGGGATTTGTGCGATGGGGACTGACCTATGACGACTACATTGGCGAGCATGAACGCCTCCGGCTGGGAGACGCGCACTGGTCTCGACGAGTGCGCCGAGTGATCGACGGCCTGCGCCCGATGTACGTGTGGGATCGCCTGTACCTGGGTGGTGGAAACTCGAAACGCGTCACGGCGATGAACCGGGCCAAACTCGGTGACGACGTGGTGATCGTTCCCAATGACGCCGGCATCATCGGCGGTGTTCGCGCATGGACACTGTGA
- the rpsM gene encoding 30S ribosomal protein S13, giving the protein MARIAGVDLPREKRMEIALTYIYGVGRTRAKETLEATGVSPDLRVRDASEEDMVKLRDYIEANFKVEGDLRREVQADIRRKIEIGCYQGMRHRFGLPVHGQRTKTNARTRKGPKRTVAGKKKATK; this is encoded by the coding sequence ATGGCACGTATTGCCGGCGTTGACCTCCCCCGTGAAAAGCGGATGGAGATTGCGCTTACTTACATTTACGGTGTGGGACGCACCCGCGCCAAGGAAACACTTGAAGCAACCGGGGTCAGCCCCGACCTTCGCGTACGCGACGCCAGTGAAGAAGATATGGTCAAGCTGCGCGACTACATCGAGGCCAACTTTAAGGTCGAAGGCGACTTGCGTCGTGAGGTCCAAGCCGATATCCGCCGCAAGATCGAGATCGGATGCTACCAGGGCATGCGCCACCGTTTTGGCCTGCCTGTTCATGGTCAGCGGACGAAGACAAATGCGCGTACCCGTAAAGGACCCAAGCGCACCGTGGCTGGCAAGAAGAAAGCCACCAAGTAA
- a CDS encoding carbohydrate ABC transporter permease produces the protein MTHSPTHTPVATAPHTSKLSEYRHRRKLERQGRQVASRQIRGWRLVGRYAVLIIVACLLVGPLLLPLLVAFKAPGEPVFGQGATLFPQDWSLESFARLFERTNILLSIRNSAIVAALLVTSNMVLSCLGGYMLSRRGWTGRNIMYFVVLSAMIFPLESIMLSLFSMMVHVGLYDHLLGVWLPILIGPFQILLMRAAFMGIPDEIEDAALIDGAGELRRFWTIFLPQVRGTLTVVGLTSFIGAWSDFLLPLIMLPSPKNQTLMVTLSAIQNSPQGTSYQLVLAGAVVALVPVVVVFMFSQKYFFRGIEAGGLKF, from the coding sequence ATGACTCATTCACCCACGCACACACCTGTCGCGACTGCGCCTCACACCAGCAAACTCAGCGAGTACCGCCACCGCCGCAAACTTGAACGCCAGGGCCGCCAGGTCGCATCCCGGCAAATACGCGGGTGGCGCCTCGTTGGACGCTACGCGGTCCTCATCATTGTGGCGTGCCTGCTGGTCGGCCCACTCTTGCTGCCTCTGCTTGTCGCATTCAAAGCCCCAGGTGAGCCCGTCTTCGGCCAGGGGGCAACGCTCTTTCCGCAGGACTGGTCGCTGGAATCCTTTGCGCGCCTGTTTGAGCGCACCAACATTTTGCTGTCCATCCGTAACTCGGCAATTGTGGCAGCGCTGCTGGTGACATCCAACATGGTGCTCTCATGCCTGGGCGGCTACATGTTGTCCAGGCGCGGATGGACAGGGCGAAACATCATGTACTTCGTGGTGTTGTCGGCAATGATCTTTCCGCTTGAATCCATCATGCTGTCGCTGTTCTCAATGATGGTGCACGTCGGACTGTACGATCATCTGCTGGGAGTGTGGCTGCCAATTCTTATTGGCCCATTCCAGATCCTTCTGATGCGCGCGGCCTTCATGGGAATCCCAGACGAGATCGAAGACGCAGCACTGATCGATGGTGCAGGCGAGTTGCGTCGTTTCTGGACGATCTTTCTGCCCCAGGTTCGCGGCACCCTAACGGTTGTCGGCCTGACAAGCTTTATCGGCGCGTGGTCTGACTTCCTGCTGCCACTGATCATGCTGCCCAGCCCGAAGAATCAGACACTCATGGTGACCCTGTCAGCCATTCAGAATTCCCCGCAGGGCACGAGCTACCAGTTGGTTCTGGCCGGAGCGGTCGTCGCCCTCGTGCCGGTCGTTGTGGTCTTCATGTTTTCTCAGAAGTACTTCTTCCGCGGCATTGAAGCAGGCGGCCTGAAGTTCTGA
- the rplQ gene encoding 50S ribosomal protein L17: MPTPKKGPRLGGSPAHQKLLLANLAAQLIEHRAITTTEAKARALQPYVEKLVTKAKRGDIHARRTVARKIPNKDVLYMLFDEVVPAMDPERNGGYTRITKLGPRRGDNAPMARIELVMEKVEKKAVVADAERTASKAAAKSGKDSKATGKADEKAETEAEAAETAEPAADEAASQESADDKAETEAEEAAK; the protein is encoded by the coding sequence ATGCCCACCCCTAAGAAGGGCCCACGTTTGGGTGGCAGCCCAGCGCACCAGAAGCTGCTGTTGGCTAACCTTGCTGCTCAACTGATCGAACACCGTGCGATCACCACGACCGAGGCCAAGGCCCGCGCGCTGCAGCCGTACGTTGAAAAGCTGGTCACTAAGGCAAAGCGCGGCGACATTCACGCTCGCCGTACGGTTGCCCGCAAGATCCCGAACAAGGATGTCCTGTACATGCTGTTCGACGAGGTCGTTCCGGCCATGGATCCAGAGCGCAACGGTGGCTACACCCGCATCACCAAGCTGGGGCCGCGCCGCGGCGACAATGCTCCGATGGCTCGTATTGAGCTTGTCATGGAGAAAGTCGAGAAGAAGGCTGTCGTTGCCGACGCTGAGCGTACCGCTTCGAAGGCTGCTGCAAAGTCCGGTAAGGATTCCAAGGCGACCGGCAAGGCTGACGAAAAGGCCGAGACCGAAGCTGAAGCAGCAGAAACAGCCGAGCCGGCTGCTGACGAAGCCGCTTCACAGGAGTCAGCTGACGACAAAGCTGAAACCGAAGCTGAGGAAGCTGCCAAGTAG
- the rpsK gene encoding 30S ribosomal protein S11: MAVKSTRSSSARKPRRKERKNVTHGKAFIKSTFNNTIVSITDPTGAVLSWSSSGQVGFKGSRKSTPFAAQLAAEAAARRAQEQGMKKVDVFVKGPGSGRETAIRSLQAAGLEVGSIQDVTPQAHNGARPPKRRRV; the protein is encoded by the coding sequence ATGGCTGTCAAGTCTACTCGCTCATCTTCGGCGCGTAAGCCGCGTCGTAAAGAGCGCAAGAACGTCACGCACGGCAAGGCGTTCATCAAGTCGACGTTCAATAACACGATCGTCTCCATCACCGATCCCACCGGCGCTGTCCTGTCATGGTCATCGTCCGGTCAGGTCGGTTTCAAGGGCTCACGTAAGTCCACCCCGTTCGCCGCTCAGCTTGCCGCTGAGGCTGCAGCACGTCGCGCGCAGGAACAGGGCATGAAGAAGGTTGACGTTTTCGTCAAGGGCCCGGGCTCCGGCCGCGAAACGGCGATTCGTTCGCTGCAGGCCGCTGGTCTTGAGGTTGGATCCATTCAGGATGTCACTCCGCAGGCTCACAACGGTGCACGTCCCCCGAAACGTCGCCGCGTCTGA